A part of Gambusia affinis linkage group LG19, SWU_Gaff_1.0, whole genome shotgun sequence genomic DNA contains:
- the angptl8 gene encoding uncharacterized protein angptl8 isoform X2 yields MSWSLYFMCLVGGFGVVLAGPIRKTGSMEGKVAPQEEVNVLMFGVIQLSESLNYVFETTEAKIERISKTMKSHEETLQRLGQQTEQAAEVEQQTKVIVQLLQEQMAKQQAQTHITKDWLNSIEKDEEELRAKVQHLEMYLNNVAPNSLKELQNKAEVHLQILKGLQTWNKNQKKDIETQDEQLSKLQKMSETMP; encoded by the exons ATGAGCTGGAGCCTGTATTTCATGTGTTTAGTTGGGGGTTTCGGAGTGGTCCTTGCCGGCCCCATCAGGAAGACGGGCAGCATGGAGGGCAAGGTTGCGCCTCAGGAGGAAGTAAACGTGCTCATGTTTGGAGTCATACAGCTGAGCGAGTCGCTCAACTACGTCTTTGAAACCACTGAGGCAAAGATAGAGAGAATCAGCAAGACTATGAAGAGTCATGAAGAAACCCTCCAACGGCTGGGGCAGCAGACTGAACAGGCTGCAGAAGTGGAGCAACAGACAAAAGTAATcgtccagctgctgcag GAACAAATGGCAAAACAACAGGCTCAGACCCATATCACAAAAGACTGGCTGAACAGCATAGAGAAGGACGAGGAGGAACTGAGGGCAAAAGTTCAACACCTGGAGATGTACCTCAACAACGTTGCACCAAACAGCCTCAAGGAGCTGCAG aataAAGCAGAGGTGCATCTCCAAATCTTGAAAGGTTTACAGACCTGGAACAAGAACCAGAAAAAGGATATTGAGACTCAAGATGAGCAGCTTTCCAAACTGCAAAAGATG AGTGAAACTATGCCATAG
- the angptl8 gene encoding uncharacterized protein angptl8 isoform X1: MSWSLYFMCLVGGFGVVLAGPIRKTGSMEGKVAPQEEVNVLMFGVIQLSESLNYVFETTEAKIERISKTMKSHEETLQRLGQQTEQAAEVEQQTKVIVQLLQEQMAKQQAQTHITKDWLNSIEKDEEELRAKVQHLEMYLNNVAPNSLKELQNKAEVHLQILKGLQTWNKNQKKDIETQDEQLSKLQKMVTCLFNTFHMKNLFYLFI; the protein is encoded by the exons ATGAGCTGGAGCCTGTATTTCATGTGTTTAGTTGGGGGTTTCGGAGTGGTCCTTGCCGGCCCCATCAGGAAGACGGGCAGCATGGAGGGCAAGGTTGCGCCTCAGGAGGAAGTAAACGTGCTCATGTTTGGAGTCATACAGCTGAGCGAGTCGCTCAACTACGTCTTTGAAACCACTGAGGCAAAGATAGAGAGAATCAGCAAGACTATGAAGAGTCATGAAGAAACCCTCCAACGGCTGGGGCAGCAGACTGAACAGGCTGCAGAAGTGGAGCAACAGACAAAAGTAATcgtccagctgctgcag GAACAAATGGCAAAACAACAGGCTCAGACCCATATCACAAAAGACTGGCTGAACAGCATAGAGAAGGACGAGGAGGAACTGAGGGCAAAAGTTCAACACCTGGAGATGTACCTCAACAACGTTGCACCAAACAGCCTCAAGGAGCTGCAG aataAAGCAGAGGTGCATCTCCAAATCTTGAAAGGTTTACAGACCTGGAACAAGAACCAGAAAAAGGATATTGAGACTCAAGATGAGCAGCTTTCCAAACTGCAAAAGATGGTAACTTGCTTATTCAACACATTTCATATGAAGAACTTattctatttgtttatttga